A single region of the Microlunatus panaciterrae genome encodes:
- a CDS encoding CinA family protein encodes MSQPWMGGSYDVAARVLTLLKERAETLATAESLTGGLIGDLITSVPGASTVYRGGVITYATELKTVLAGVSPQTLTAHGPVAEDTAAELAYGAAQRCRADWGIAATGVAGPDRQDGQPVGTVFVAAAHPAGGDDQVWVERLSLSGSRAEIRRAAAVEALSLLERSVGMCRSIPDVM; translated from the coding sequence ATGAGCCAACCGTGGATGGGCGGGTCCTACGACGTCGCCGCGCGTGTGTTGACGCTGCTGAAGGAGCGGGCCGAGACGCTGGCAACCGCCGAGTCGCTGACCGGCGGACTGATCGGTGACCTGATCACCTCCGTACCGGGGGCGTCCACGGTCTATCGGGGTGGCGTGATCACCTACGCCACCGAGCTGAAGACGGTGCTGGCCGGCGTCAGCCCGCAGACCCTGACGGCTCATGGCCCGGTGGCCGAGGACACGGCGGCCGAGCTGGCCTACGGCGCCGCACAGCGCTGCCGGGCCGACTGGGGCATCGCCGCCACCGGGGTCGCCGGCCCGGACCGTCAGGACGGGCAGCCGGTGGGGACCGTCTTCGTGGCAGCCGCACACCCGGCCGGGGGTGACGACCAGGTGTGGGTGGAACGCCTGTCGCTGTCCGGCAGCAGAGCCGAGATCAGGCGGGCGGCAGCGGTCGAAGCGCTCAGTCTGCTGGAGCGCAGTGTGGGAATGTGCCGGTCGATCCCGGACGTTATGTGA
- the pgsA gene encoding CDP-diacylglycerol--glycerol-3-phosphate 3-phosphatidyltransferase has protein sequence MADRTAGGALGGGAVDQPAPETTPWNIPNALTAFRILLVPVFAWMLLAHPEDAGWRLATAAVFTLAILTDSLDGHLARRHNIITKFGKLADPIADKALTGMAFIGLSIVGELWWWVTILILVREWGITVMRFVVLRYGVMAAGRGGKVKTVLQSIALILFLLPLPGWSLGVAWVVMALAFLVTMVTGVDYVREALKLRRDATADSR, from the coding sequence ATGGCTGACCGCACCGCCGGCGGTGCGCTCGGTGGTGGCGCAGTCGACCAGCCCGCTCCGGAGACCACGCCGTGGAACATCCCGAACGCGCTGACCGCGTTCCGCATCCTGCTGGTGCCGGTGTTCGCGTGGATGCTGCTGGCCCACCCGGAGGACGCAGGCTGGCGGCTGGCGACTGCGGCTGTCTTCACCCTGGCCATCCTGACCGACAGTCTGGACGGTCATCTGGCGCGCAGGCACAACATCATCACCAAGTTCGGCAAGCTGGCTGACCCGATCGCTGACAAGGCGCTGACCGGGATGGCGTTCATCGGTCTCAGCATCGTCGGTGAACTGTGGTGGTGGGTGACGATCCTGATCCTGGTCCGGGAGTGGGGCATCACCGTGATGCGCTTCGTGGTGCTCCGCTACGGGGTGATGGCCGCCGGGCGGGGCGGCAAGGTCAAGACCGTGCTGCAGTCGATCGCCCTGATCCTGTTCCTGCTGCCGCTGCCCGGATGGTCGCTCGGCGTGGCCTGGGTGGTGATGGCGTTGGCGTTCCTGGTCACGATGGTGACCGGCGTCGACTACGTACGCGAGGCCCTCAAGCTGCGGCGGGACGCGACCGCGGACTCGAGATGA
- the rimO gene encoding 30S ribosomal protein S12 methylthiotransferase RimO: protein MSVHLVTLGCARNEVDSEELAARLELGGFRLVDDPETADAVMVNTCGFVEAAKKDSVDTLLAAADLKSANPKPGGGPRAVVAVGCLAERYGNELAESLPEADAVLSFDDYTSVAERLQSILAGEQHTAHVPRDRRRLLPLSPIDRAAAAGAVPGHASAPDLPTGLGPASGPRATRRRLDGGPSAPLKLASGCDRRCSFCAIPTFRGAYVSRPPADVVAEAHWLAGQGVREAFLVSENSSSYGKDLGDIRLLEKVLGQLAEVDGLDWVRVSYLQPAEMRPSLVEAIAGTAKVVPYFDLSFQHASGPVLRRMRRFGDAESFLTLIASIRALAPTAGIRSNVICGFPGESEHDVDILTQFLTDAGLDAIGVFGYSDEDGTEAATLPGQLPPDEIEARRAQLADLADELVGQRAEERIGERLTVLVEEVDLEQGIVVGRAEHQGPEVDGSVEISCPDAELPGVGALVLAEAVGSQGADLVAELREVRHG from the coding sequence TTGTCGGTCCATCTGGTCACCCTCGGCTGCGCCCGCAACGAGGTCGACTCCGAGGAGCTCGCTGCACGGCTGGAGCTCGGCGGCTTCCGGCTGGTCGACGACCCGGAGACTGCCGACGCGGTGATGGTGAACACCTGCGGCTTCGTGGAGGCGGCCAAGAAGGACTCGGTCGACACGCTGCTCGCTGCGGCCGACCTGAAGTCGGCGAATCCGAAGCCCGGGGGCGGCCCACGGGCCGTTGTCGCCGTGGGGTGCCTGGCCGAGCGGTACGGCAACGAGCTGGCTGAGTCGTTGCCGGAGGCGGATGCGGTGCTCAGCTTCGACGACTACACCTCGGTGGCCGAGCGGCTGCAGTCGATTCTGGCCGGCGAACAGCACACAGCCCACGTGCCGCGTGACCGACGTCGACTGCTGCCGCTGTCGCCGATCGACCGAGCCGCCGCCGCTGGTGCGGTACCCGGTCACGCCAGTGCGCCGGACCTGCCCACCGGGTTGGGCCCGGCCAGCGGCCCACGTGCGACCCGGAGGCGGCTGGACGGTGGCCCGAGCGCGCCGCTGAAGCTGGCCTCCGGCTGTGACCGCCGCTGCTCCTTCTGCGCCATCCCGACCTTCCGGGGTGCGTACGTCTCGCGACCGCCGGCGGACGTGGTGGCCGAGGCACACTGGCTCGCTGGTCAGGGGGTCCGCGAGGCCTTCCTGGTGAGCGAGAACTCATCTTCCTACGGCAAGGACCTCGGCGACATCCGGCTGCTGGAGAAGGTGCTCGGCCAGCTCGCCGAGGTGGATGGTCTGGACTGGGTACGGGTCTCCTACCTGCAGCCGGCGGAAATGCGCCCGTCACTGGTCGAAGCCATCGCCGGCACAGCCAAGGTGGTGCCGTACTTCGACCTGTCCTTCCAGCACGCGTCCGGTCCGGTCCTGCGGCGGATGCGCCGCTTCGGTGACGCCGAGTCGTTCCTCACCCTGATCGCGTCGATCCGGGCGCTGGCACCGACCGCCGGCATCCGGAGCAACGTCATCTGCGGTTTCCCGGGCGAGAGCGAACACGATGTCGACATCCTGACCCAGTTCCTGACGGACGCCGGACTGGACGCGATCGGCGTCTTCGGCTACTCCGACGAGGACGGCACCGAGGCGGCGACCCTGCCCGGACAGCTGCCGCCGGATGAGATCGAGGCGCGCCGGGCCCAGTTGGCGGACCTGGCCGACGAGCTGGTCGGGCAACGCGCCGAGGAACGGATCGGGGAGCGGCTCACGGTGCTGGTCGAGGAGGTCGACCTCGAGCAGGGCATCGTCGTCGGCCGGGCCGAGCACCAGGGCCCCGAGGTGGACGGGAGCGTCGAGATCAGCTGCCCGGATGCCGAACTACCTGGCGTGGGCGCACTGGTCCTGGCCGAGGCTGTCGGCTCCCAGGGCGCCGACCTGGTGGCCGAGCTGCGCGAAGTGCGCCATGGCTGA